The DNA sequence AGTGGATCGCCCGTGACGACGCCCGCATCGGCGCCGCCGGCATCCCGGAGGACCGCGCCTCGGCGAACGCCTGGACGAACTTCGAGCAGGCGCTGCTCGTGTCCGTCTCGGGCGACGACGTCAAGGAGGCCACGCTCACGCGCGCGGCGCTCGGCGGGTCCGCCCGCGCTGCGCACACCGTCGTGGAGGTCGCTCCCGGCGCCCACGCCACGCTCATCCTGCAGAACAGCGGAGCCGCGCACCTGGCCGAGAACGTCGAGTTCCTGCTCGGCGCGGACGCGAACCTCACGGTCGTCTCGGTGCAGGAGTGGGACGACGACGCGCTGCACGTCGCGGCGCACTTCGCCGAGCTGGCCGAGGGCGCGCGCATCAAGCACGTCGCCGTCACGCTCGGCGGCGGCGTCGTGCGGCTCAACCCGTCGGCGCACCTCGCCGGCGCGCGGGCCGACGCCGAACTGCTCGGCGCCTACTTCGCCGACGCCTCGCAGCACCTCGAGCAGCAGGTCTACGTCCACCACGACGGCCCGGAGACCCGCAGCCGCGTCACCTACAAGGGCGCGCTGCAGGGCGAGGGCGCGCGCACGGTCTGGATCGGCGACGTGCTGATCGGCCCGAAGGCCGTCGGCACCGACACCTACGAGCAGAACCGCAACCTCGTGCTCACCGACGGCGCCCGCGCCGACTCGGTGCCGAACCTGGAGATCGAGACCGGCGACATCGTCGGCGCCGGCCACGCCAGCGCCACGGGACGCTTCGACGACGAGCAGCTCTTCTACCTGCAGTCGCGTGGCATCCCGGAGGACGAGGCCCGCCGCCTGGTGGTCCGCGGCTTCCTGTTCGAGATCGTCCAGCAGATCGGCTCGCCCGCGCTCCAGGAGCGCCTGCAGTCGGCGATCGAGGCCGAACTCGCGGTGTCCGTCACGGCGGCGAGCTGATGGCGGGCTCTCGTGTCGCTTCGGCGGCCGAGCTGGTCGAGAACCAGGCGACCCGTGTGGTCGT is a window from the Leifsonia shinshuensis genome containing:
- the sufD gene encoding Fe-S cluster assembly protein SufD, with translation MTTPSTPTQTQDSPAPAPTHMRAPVPVQTRSERFTSTQVSDFPDVTGREVMWKHTPVARLTELISGELDGAPYVFDLTPAPGVTAEWIARDDARIGAAGIPEDRASANAWTNFEQALLVSVSGDDVKEATLTRAALGGSARAAHTVVEVAPGAHATLILQNSGAAHLAENVEFLLGADANLTVVSVQEWDDDALHVAAHFAELAEGARIKHVAVTLGGGVVRLNPSAHLAGARADAELLGAYFADASQHLEQQVYVHHDGPETRSRVTYKGALQGEGARTVWIGDVLIGPKAVGTDTYEQNRNLVLTDGARADSVPNLEIETGDIVGAGHASATGRFDDEQLFYLQSRGIPEDEARRLVVRGFLFEIVQQIGSPALQERLQSAIEAELAVSVTAAS